In a genomic window of Allomeiothermus silvanus DSM 9946:
- a CDS encoding phosphotransferase family protein: MLRLGQGREAEVYAWGESFVLKLFWPEFSREDVELEADLATKVWAAGAPAPKVEDLLEVEGRWGIVYERIFGVSLIEYVWQNPDQLFDTAALLGLLHRRLHQISSPRHTGGWLPSQRERFLQRIRASKLDEALRRDLLAYMGGLPEGSALCHGDFHPDNVLVSGQVPLSSENAWIIDWPNAVQGNPLADVARTGLLLLYSALPPNLPARRELLARRKQFYQVYLEHYFGSAPKADWEELEAWMPVVAAVRLREGIEEEEPTLMRLIRRGLRRR, from the coding sequence ATGCTACGCTTGGGTCAGGGCCGCGAAGCCGAGGTATATGCCTGGGGCGAGAGTTTCGTGCTCAAGCTGTTCTGGCCGGAATTCTCGCGCGAGGATGTGGAACTCGAGGCCGACCTCGCTACCAAGGTGTGGGCGGCAGGAGCGCCTGCGCCTAAAGTCGAAGACCTGCTCGAGGTGGAGGGGCGCTGGGGAATAGTCTATGAGCGGATCTTTGGGGTCTCGCTGATCGAGTACGTATGGCAGAACCCCGATCAGCTTTTCGATACAGCAGCGCTGCTAGGCTTGTTACACCGCCGCCTCCACCAGATTTCATCCCCCCGGCATACGGGTGGATGGCTTCCCTCTCAGCGGGAGCGTTTTTTACAGCGTATTCGCGCCAGCAAGCTCGACGAAGCCCTCAGGCGCGATCTTTTGGCCTATATGGGTGGCCTGCCAGAGGGTAGCGCCCTATGCCACGGAGATTTTCACCCCGACAATGTGCTGGTGAGTGGCCAAGTCCCTCTAAGCAGCGAGAACGCTTGGATCATTGACTGGCCCAATGCAGTCCAGGGAAACCCCTTGGCCGACGTGGCCCGTACCGGGCTGTTGTTGCTTTATAGTGCCCTGCCTCCCAATCTTCCGGCCCGACGGGAACTGCTGGCCCGGCGAAAACAGTTCTATCAAGTGTACCTCGAGCACTACTTCGGGAGCGCTCCCAAAGCTGACTGGGAGGAACTCGAGGCTTGGATGCCGGTAGTGGCGGCGGTGCGGCTTCGCGAGGGAATAGAAGAGGAAGAGCCTACCCTGATGCGGCTAATCCGTCGGGGTCTGCGGCGCCGCTAG
- a CDS encoding NAD(P)-dependent oxidoreductase, whose translation MDHRSIIRPEEVLAEHYPPLSEHEATVEANRCLYCYDAPCTHACPTHIDIPKFIKKIATGNLVGSARTILEANLMGATCARVCPVQELCEGACVLNAEEKPIMIGRLQRYATDYVLVQGIDVFKPGTPTGKKVAVIGAGPAGLTCAGELAKLGHSVTVFEKRELPGGLSTYGIIRLREPVEVALAEVEMVKRLGVEVRTGMELGANLSFEQIRREYDAVFLSVGLGAVPTLGIPGEEYIADGLRYIEKSKLEPEGLEVGQNVVVIGAGNTAIDCATIAKRMGAERVTMVYRRTDAEMTAYPHEYEFAKKEGIEFRFLTQPVRVIVEGGKVTGLECVRMELGAPDASGRPAPRPVPGSEFVLPADQVVKAIGQEKPALARILGLETEKGYIKVNDDFETSLPGVYAGGDCVRAKGSASTVMAVEDGKLAAFAIHRKLVPLRAAADD comes from the coding sequence GTGGATCACCGCTCGATCATCCGGCCCGAAGAGGTGCTGGCAGAGCACTACCCCCCCCTTTCGGAGCACGAAGCGACCGTGGAGGCGAACCGTTGCCTCTACTGCTACGACGCGCCCTGTACCCATGCCTGTCCTACCCACATCGACATCCCCAAATTCATCAAGAAGATCGCCACCGGGAACCTGGTAGGATCGGCCCGCACCATCCTCGAGGCCAACCTCATGGGTGCGACGTGCGCCCGGGTGTGTCCGGTACAGGAGCTGTGCGAGGGCGCGTGCGTGCTCAATGCCGAAGAGAAGCCCATCATGATCGGGCGGCTGCAGCGCTACGCCACCGACTACGTCCTTGTACAGGGTATCGACGTGTTCAAACCGGGCACTCCTACTGGCAAAAAGGTGGCGGTGATCGGGGCGGGGCCTGCCGGGCTGACCTGCGCGGGCGAACTGGCCAAGCTAGGGCATAGCGTCACGGTCTTCGAAAAGCGCGAGCTACCTGGGGGGCTTTCGACCTACGGAATCATCCGGTTGCGCGAGCCGGTGGAGGTCGCGCTGGCCGAGGTGGAGATGGTCAAGCGGCTGGGGGTGGAGGTAAGGACCGGCATGGAGCTGGGCGCCAACCTATCTTTTGAGCAGATCCGGCGCGAGTACGACGCGGTCTTCCTCAGCGTGGGATTGGGGGCGGTGCCTACCCTGGGCATCCCCGGTGAGGAGTACATCGCCGATGGTCTTAGGTACATCGAGAAGAGCAAGCTGGAGCCCGAGGGCCTGGAGGTGGGCCAGAACGTGGTGGTCATCGGGGCGGGCAATACCGCTATCGACTGTGCCACCATCGCCAAGCGTATGGGGGCTGAGCGGGTCACCATGGTCTACCGCCGCACCGACGCCGAGATGACCGCCTACCCCCACGAGTACGAGTTCGCCAAGAAGGAGGGCATCGAGTTCCGCTTCCTCACCCAGCCGGTGCGGGTGATCGTCGAGGGTGGGAAGGTGACGGGGCTCGAGTGCGTGCGGATGGAACTCGGCGCCCCGGATGCCTCGGGCCGCCCGGCGCCGCGACCCGTCCCCGGCTCGGAGTTCGTGCTCCCCGCCGACCAGGTGGTCAAGGCCATCGGGCAGGAGAAGCCCGCGCTGGCGCGGATACTGGGGCTCGAGACCGAGAAGGGCTACATCAAGGTCAACGACGACTTTGAGACCAGCCTCCCCGGCGTCTACGCGGGCGGCGACTGCGTGCGGGCGAAGGGCTCGGCCTCGACGGTGATGGCCGTAGAGGACGGCAAGCTGGCGGCTTTCGCCATCCACCGCAAGCTGGTGCCGCTGCGCGCGGCGGCAGACGACTAG
- a CDS encoding YkgJ family cysteine cluster protein, with the protein MKKDLTTYLSEAVQSAHDQLERRIAAYLAGKELGISCRKGCAFCCHALVTLSLAEAEYLRGHLSPEGLEHVQGVGQKRLQRIAREKNTPDFPTRYFLEAHPCPLLTQDGACSAYAHRPLACRGVLTDLQARYCSPGAIPALKGTQRKAYLGQLEPHHGPEHYLKIPWRASEQAARRLWRREQGARGFTVIGELASMIYLLGQADFRKALSGGQKAVRDYLRSQGLLGGEWGFWVG; encoded by the coding sequence GTGAAAAAAGACCTAACGACTTACCTTTCTGAAGCCGTGCAAAGCGCCCACGATCAGCTTGAGCGGCGGATCGCAGCTTACCTGGCTGGTAAGGAGCTAGGTATAAGCTGCCGCAAAGGGTGTGCGTTTTGCTGCCACGCCCTGGTGACCCTCTCGCTGGCCGAGGCTGAGTATCTGCGGGGCCATCTGAGCCCGGAGGGCCTCGAGCACGTCCAGGGCGTAGGCCAGAAGCGGCTGCAACGAATTGCCCGCGAGAAAAACACCCCCGACTTCCCTACCCGCTACTTCCTCGAAGCCCACCCCTGCCCGCTGCTCACCCAAGACGGAGCTTGTTCGGCCTATGCCCACCGCCCCCTGGCCTGCCGCGGCGTGCTCACCGACCTCCAGGCCCGCTACTGCTCTCCGGGGGCCATCCCTGCACTCAAAGGAACACAACGAAAAGCTTATCTGGGCCAGCTCGAGCCCCATCACGGTCCTGAGCACTATCTGAAAATTCCCTGGCGGGCCTCCGAGCAAGCCGCCCGGCGGCTGTGGCGACGCGAGCAGGGGGCTCGAGGCTTTACCGTCATTGGGGAGTTAGCAAGCATGATATACCTGCTGGGCCAAGCCGATTTCCGCAAAGCCCTAAGCGGGGGACAAAAAGCCGTCCGGGACTACCTGAGAAGTCAGGGCCTGCTGGGTGGAGAGTGGGGATTCTGGGTGGGGTAG
- a CDS encoding M67 family metallopeptidase has protein sequence MLCISKDLLASTWRHLRAEFPGEGVGLWAGCWGLVTQVHPLPNVHPKPHQSYEADPVELLRTLQGLEAAGLELLAIYHSHPTGPARPSPTDTSKAYWRVPYVIFALESSEVRAYRLPEGEEVGIEIRQ, from the coding sequence ATGCTGTGCATTTCCAAAGACCTCTTGGCGTCCACCTGGCGACACCTCCGGGCGGAGTTCCCCGGCGAAGGGGTAGGGCTTTGGGCCGGATGCTGGGGTTTGGTGACCCAGGTACATCCCCTACCCAATGTGCATCCCAAGCCCCATCAAAGCTACGAGGCCGACCCGGTAGAGCTGTTGCGGACGCTCCAGGGGCTCGAGGCGGCGGGCCTGGAGCTTCTGGCCATCTACCACTCGCACCCCACTGGCCCGGCCCGGCCCAGCCCCACCGATACCTCTAAAGCCTACTGGCGGGTTCCCTACGTGATCTTCGCCCTCGAGTCAAGCGAGGTACGGGCGTATCGCTTACCGGAAGGGGAAGAGGTGGGGATCGAGATAAGGCAGTAA
- the miaB gene encoding tRNA (N6-isopentenyl adenosine(37)-C2)-methylthiotransferase MiaB — MKTHIITYGCQMNEYDTHLVKSELASLGAEFVDTWQEADFVLVNTCAVRGKPVEKVRSLLGELRKEKDKRDLMVGMMGCLAQLEEGQQIARKFGVDILLGPGALTEIGKALEAKSRFWELSFREELAHHLPPAPQGQLSAFVSIIRGCNHHCTYCIVPTTRGPEVSRHPDLILREIEQLKAAGVVEVTLLGQNVNSYGNDQPGFPKFAELLRMVGQIGIPRIKFTTSHPVNFTDEVIRAMAETPQVCEYIHLPVQSGSNRVLRRMGREYRREWYLDRIRAIREAMPEVVLSTDIIVGFPGETEEDFQETLSLYDQVGYDSAYMFIYSPRPGTPSYKHFQDLPREVKVERLQRLIEKQKQWSYKQNQRWVGRTLEVLVRGAAKDDSYAEGHSRGNHPVLVLASQAPRPGLYQVVVKQATPHMLLGEVVGAEEPATIPLMMA, encoded by the coding sequence ATGAAAACCCACATCATCACCTATGGCTGTCAGATGAACGAGTACGACACCCACCTCGTCAAAAGCGAGCTGGCGTCGTTGGGTGCGGAATTTGTAGACACCTGGCAGGAAGCCGACTTCGTGCTCGTCAACACCTGTGCGGTGCGCGGAAAGCCGGTCGAAAAAGTGCGCTCGCTTTTGGGTGAACTGCGCAAGGAAAAGGACAAGCGCGACTTGATGGTAGGCATGATGGGCTGCTTGGCTCAGCTCGAGGAAGGCCAGCAGATCGCTCGCAAGTTCGGGGTGGATATACTTTTGGGTCCTGGCGCCCTTACCGAGATCGGCAAGGCCCTCGAGGCCAAGAGCCGCTTTTGGGAGCTTTCCTTCCGCGAAGAATTGGCCCACCACTTGCCGCCCGCGCCCCAAGGGCAGCTTTCGGCTTTCGTGAGCATTATCCGCGGATGTAACCACCACTGCACGTACTGCATCGTCCCCACTACCCGGGGTCCCGAGGTCTCTCGCCATCCCGATCTCATCCTGCGGGAAATCGAGCAACTCAAGGCTGCCGGGGTGGTGGAGGTGACCCTTCTCGGCCAAAACGTCAACTCCTACGGTAACGACCAGCCCGGCTTCCCCAAATTTGCCGAACTGTTGCGGATGGTGGGGCAGATCGGTATCCCCCGCATCAAGTTCACCACCAGCCATCCGGTCAACTTCACCGATGAGGTGATCCGCGCCATGGCCGAAACACCCCAGGTCTGCGAATACATCCACTTGCCGGTGCAGTCGGGGTCGAACCGGGTGCTGCGACGGATGGGCCGGGAGTACCGCCGCGAGTGGTATCTGGACCGCATCCGGGCCATCCGCGAGGCCATGCCCGAAGTAGTGCTTTCTACCGACATCATCGTGGGTTTTCCCGGCGAGACGGAGGAGGATTTCCAAGAAACCCTCTCGCTGTACGACCAGGTGGGCTATGACTCGGCCTACATGTTCATCTACTCGCCGCGCCCCGGCACGCCCAGCTACAAGCACTTCCAAGACCTGCCCCGCGAGGTCAAGGTCGAGCGCCTCCAGCGCCTTATCGAAAAACAAAAACAGTGGAGCTACAAGCAGAATCAGCGCTGGGTAGGGCGGACGCTCGAAGTCCTGGTGCGCGGCGCTGCCAAAGACGATAGCTATGCCGAGGGCCATAGCCGCGGCAACCACCCGGTCTTAGTCCTGGCCTCCCAGGCTCCGCGCCCGGGCTTGTACCAGGTGGTAGTCAAGCAAGCCACCCCGCACATGCTCTTGGGTGAGGTAGTGGGGGCGGAGGAGCCCGCCACCATCCCACTGATGATGGCTTGA
- the lon gene encoding endopeptidase La, whose translation MRLELPVIPLRNTVILPHITTAVDVGRAKSKRAVEEATGADRLLFLVAQRDPEVDDPTADDLFTWGVMAVVKQAMRLPDGTLQVMVEAKNRVELLDYVAGPYLRARGEVHTEAPIEDSSTARVLADELKDAFERYVSGHKSLRLDRYQIDALKATSDPAVLADTITYHATWTVAEKQDVLETSNLEERLKKVLSMLLRDLERFDMDKRVAARVKEQMDQNQREYYLREQMKAIQKELGGEDGAGDLESLREKIEQAGMPEAVKSKALKELDRLERMQQGSPEATVARTYLDWLVEVPWNKADNEVLDIGHTRAILDEDHYGLKDVKERILEYLAVRQMTQGLEVRNKAPILVLVGPPGVGKTSLGRSIARSMNRKFHRISLGGVRDEAEIRGHRRTYIGALPGKIIQAMKQVGVINPVILLDEIDKMSADWRGDPASAMLEVLDPEQNNTFTDHYLDVPYDLSKVFFITTANTLQTIPRPLLDRMEVIEIPGYTNLEKARIARGYLWPKQVKEAGMEGKLEVTDAAINRVVDEYTREAGVRNLERELGKIARKATKNYLENKWEGLKTVDAPDVPNYLGVPKFRPDRAEKVAQVGTAQGLAWTPVGGSLLTIEAAVVPGSGKVNLTGSLGDVMKESAQAALTYLRAHASEWGLPEDFHTKYDLHVHVPEGATPKDGPSAGITIATAIASAITRRPARMDIAMTGEITIRGKVLPIGGVKEKLLAAHQAGIHKIILPKENQPHLQDIPEEVLKGLEVTLVEDVSEVLKIMLAAEPVPAPTPTPPADRPQPGAGA comes from the coding sequence ATGCGTTTAGAATTGCCGGTCATACCGTTGCGAAACACCGTCATCCTGCCTCACATCACCACTGCGGTAGATGTGGGCCGCGCCAAGTCCAAACGCGCGGTCGAGGAGGCTACGGGTGCCGACCGGCTGCTGTTTTTGGTGGCCCAGCGTGACCCTGAAGTGGATGACCCCACCGCCGATGACCTCTTTACCTGGGGGGTAATGGCCGTAGTCAAGCAGGCCATGCGTCTGCCCGACGGAACCCTACAGGTGATGGTCGAGGCCAAGAACCGGGTCGAACTACTAGACTATGTGGCCGGGCCATACTTGCGGGCCCGAGGCGAGGTTCATACCGAAGCTCCCATAGAAGATAGCTCTACCGCCCGGGTGCTGGCGGATGAACTCAAAGATGCCTTCGAGCGCTACGTTTCGGGGCACAAATCGCTTCGGCTGGACCGCTACCAGATCGATGCCCTCAAAGCAACTTCGGATCCGGCGGTGCTGGCCGATACCATCACCTATCACGCCACCTGGACGGTGGCCGAGAAGCAGGATGTACTCGAGACCTCCAATCTCGAAGAGCGCCTGAAGAAAGTGCTCTCGATGCTCCTGCGCGACCTCGAGCGCTTTGACATGGACAAACGCGTGGCTGCTCGGGTCAAGGAGCAGATGGACCAGAACCAGCGCGAGTACTACCTGCGCGAGCAGATGAAGGCCATCCAGAAAGAGCTAGGCGGCGAGGACGGAGCCGGCGACCTCGAGAGCCTGCGCGAGAAGATCGAGCAAGCCGGGATGCCCGAAGCCGTTAAAAGCAAGGCCCTCAAAGAGTTGGACCGGCTCGAGCGGATGCAACAGGGTAGCCCTGAGGCCACCGTGGCCCGCACCTATTTAGATTGGCTGGTCGAAGTTCCCTGGAACAAGGCTGATAACGAGGTGCTGGATATCGGTCATACCCGGGCTATCCTCGACGAGGACCACTACGGCCTCAAGGACGTCAAGGAGCGCATCCTGGAGTACTTGGCCGTGCGTCAGATGACCCAGGGACTCGAGGTGCGCAACAAGGCCCCCATCCTGGTCTTGGTTGGGCCGCCTGGGGTGGGCAAGACCTCGCTGGGGCGTAGCATCGCCCGGAGCATGAACCGCAAGTTCCACCGCATCTCCCTGGGTGGCGTGCGCGATGAAGCCGAAATTCGCGGCCACCGCCGCACCTATATCGGCGCCCTGCCTGGCAAGATCATTCAGGCCATGAAGCAGGTTGGGGTGATCAATCCGGTGATTCTCCTCGACGAAATCGACAAGATGAGCGCCGACTGGCGCGGTGACCCCGCTAGCGCCATGCTGGAGGTGCTGGATCCCGAGCAGAACAACACCTTCACCGACCACTACCTAGATGTGCCGTACGACCTCAGTAAAGTCTTCTTCATCACCACCGCCAACACCCTTCAGACCATCCCGCGGCCCCTCTTGGACCGCATGGAGGTCATCGAGATCCCCGGCTATACCAACCTCGAGAAAGCAAGGATAGCCCGCGGCTACCTGTGGCCCAAGCAGGTCAAGGAAGCCGGGATGGAGGGCAAGCTAGAGGTCACCGATGCGGCCATTAACCGGGTAGTGGACGAATATACCCGCGAGGCCGGGGTGCGCAACCTCGAGCGCGAGTTGGGCAAGATCGCCCGCAAGGCCACCAAGAACTACCTGGAAAACAAGTGGGAAGGCCTCAAGACGGTAGACGCCCCCGATGTGCCCAACTATCTGGGTGTACCCAAGTTCCGTCCGGATCGGGCCGAGAAGGTAGCCCAAGTGGGAACGGCCCAGGGCCTGGCTTGGACCCCGGTCGGTGGCTCACTTCTGACCATCGAGGCCGCGGTGGTTCCGGGCAGCGGCAAAGTGAACCTCACGGGCAGCCTGGGTGATGTGATGAAGGAATCGGCCCAAGCCGCCCTCACCTACCTGCGGGCCCACGCGAGCGAATGGGGCCTCCCCGAGGACTTCCATACCAAGTATGACCTGCACGTCCATGTGCCAGAAGGTGCCACGCCCAAAGACGGCCCCAGCGCTGGCATCACGATAGCTACCGCCATTGCCAGCGCCATCACCCGTCGCCCGGCCCGCATGGACATCGCCATGACTGGCGAAATCACCATCCGGGGTAAAGTGCTTCCCATCGGCGGGGTCAAGGAGAAACTCCTGGCCGCCCACCAAGCCGGCATCCACAAGATCATCCTGCCCAAGGAAAACCAACCCCACCTCCAGGACATCCCCGAGGAAGTGCTGAAGGGGCTCGAGGTGACCTTGGTGGAGGACGTGAGCGAAGTGCTCAAGATCATGCTGGCCGCCGAGCCGGTACCCGCCCCCACCCCTACCCCGCCTGCGGATCGCCCGCAGCCCGGGGCCGGAGCCTAA
- a CDS encoding FAD-dependent oxidoreductase, whose amino-acid sequence MSAAPRSTEIAILGAGIAGLSAARLLHEAGRKVLVISHELGGASRVPVALVNPVRGQRAAILPEAEEALEHAYCFYTRFAKVHPGVLRPVPEAERGVWEAKLRGRYSAYYWKKEGLYLPQAFWLESIPLLERLADGLELVPAKVEGLEGKTLWLEDRQKVEAEVLVFAGGAEGARLVSLGGRFTAGSVLRVREWFAEARSYGGYVAGNVVGGSHLPDTNTYSEHRATKGRTRGHTAQRGAAGGLPAHCDRPLERGALPGG is encoded by the coding sequence ATGTCCGCCGCACCCAGATCCACTGAGATCGCCATTCTGGGAGCCGGGATCGCCGGGTTGTCGGCGGCCCGGCTTCTGCACGAGGCAGGCCGAAAAGTCCTGGTAATAAGCCACGAACTAGGCGGAGCCAGCCGGGTTCCGGTGGCCCTGGTCAACCCGGTACGGGGCCAGCGGGCAGCGATTTTGCCCGAGGCCGAAGAAGCGTTGGAGCATGCCTACTGCTTTTATACCCGCTTCGCCAAGGTTCACCCCGGAGTTCTACGCCCGGTTCCCGAAGCCGAGCGCGGGGTCTGGGAGGCCAAGCTCAGGGGACGATACTCGGCCTACTACTGGAAAAAAGAGGGCTTGTATCTCCCCCAGGCTTTTTGGCTCGAGAGTATTCCCTTGCTCGAGCGGTTGGCGGATGGGCTCGAGCTTGTGCCGGCGAAGGTGGAGGGGCTTGAGGGGAAAACCCTCTGGCTCGAGGATAGACAGAAGGTAGAGGCCGAAGTTCTAGTCTTCGCTGGAGGAGCCGAAGGAGCCCGCCTGGTCAGTTTGGGAGGCCGCTTCACCGCCGGGTCGGTGCTGCGGGTGCGGGAGTGGTTTGCCGAGGCTCGCTCTTATGGGGGCTACGTGGCCGGGAACGTAGTGGGGGGTAGCCATCTCCCCGACACCAACACTTACTCCGAACACAGGGCGACCAAGGGGAGAACTCGAGGCCATACGGCGCAACGGGGAGCGGCTGGCGGGCTTCCGGCCCACTGTGACCGGCCATTGGAGCGGGGTGCGCTACCGGGTGGATAG
- the glgP gene encoding alpha-glucan family phosphorylase — protein sequence MNVLGRITAMPTLPAPLKGLREVAYNLWWSWNPEAQRLFEQLDPGNWKRFRGNPVKQLLETDPDRIAALAEDVSYLGHVEAVVESFRKYLSSRPKSTTPLIGYFSMEFGFHESLPIYSGGLGILAGDHIKAASDHGLSLVGIGLFYHQGYFRQELSPDGQQKEVYDEQHPEELPLTPVEDAEGKPLRVGVEFPGRTVWVTAYKAQVGTVPVYLMSTNLPENAPDDRYLTARLYAPGQEMRIQQELILGIGGVRMLRALGLAPTVWHMNEGHAAFMGLERIRELVASGKPFPEALEAAASGALFTTHTPVPAGHDSFPLDLMDRYLGGWWDKLGISRDEFMALGLEQKSWGPVFSMSHLALTLSRAANGVSRLHGEVSRNMFRHLWPGLEPEEVPVGHVTNGVHTWTFLHPELLGLYRQHFPPQWREQVEDPELWRTEDLPEEDLWRVRNSLRAHLVREVRSRLFEQRKRNGEAPARLREAEKALDPHALTIGFARRFATYKRAVLLFTDPERLVRILRGAYPVQFVFAGKAHPQDDPGKSFIKDLVAKIRDLGLEDRIILLENYDISLARLLVQGVDIWLNTPRRPMEASGTSGMKAALNGALNFSILDGWWAEAFNTRNGWQIGDERNYATDEAQDTADAQALYYTLEYEILPLFYARGAEGTPSGWLNMVRESIKSVGPRFSAARMVRDYVNQYYIPLAQRSARLSAQEGVRLKEIAAWKTQTKSQWSNVRLWVENRGDVMVNGQGLNLRAFLSAPNLPENTLRVELVVRRSSGDLEVLPLRPAGREREALVFEGSYLPHRPGSYVYGVRAIAVHPELSGPHEVAFVKWA from the coding sequence ATGAATGTACTCGGACGGATTACCGCTATGCCCACCTTGCCTGCGCCCCTCAAGGGGTTGCGCGAGGTAGCCTATAACCTCTGGTGGAGTTGGAACCCCGAGGCCCAGCGCCTCTTTGAGCAGCTCGATCCCGGCAACTGGAAGCGCTTCCGGGGAAATCCGGTCAAACAGCTCCTCGAGACCGACCCCGACCGGATTGCCGCCCTGGCCGAAGACGTCTCCTATCTGGGGCACGTCGAGGCGGTGGTGGAGAGCTTTCGCAAATACCTCTCGAGCCGCCCCAAATCCACCACCCCGCTGATCGGCTATTTTTCCATGGAGTTCGGTTTTCACGAGTCCTTGCCGATCTACTCGGGGGGCTTGGGGATTTTGGCCGGGGACCACATCAAAGCCGCTTCTGATCACGGCCTGAGCCTGGTTGGAATAGGCCTTTTCTACCACCAAGGGTACTTCCGCCAGGAACTCTCCCCGGATGGGCAGCAAAAAGAGGTCTATGATGAGCAGCACCCCGAGGAACTACCGCTTACCCCGGTGGAGGACGCTGAGGGTAAGCCTCTACGTGTCGGGGTAGAGTTCCCTGGGCGCACGGTATGGGTGACAGCTTACAAGGCCCAGGTGGGCACTGTCCCGGTTTACCTGATGAGCACCAACCTGCCCGAGAACGCCCCCGATGACCGTTACCTCACCGCCCGGCTCTACGCCCCGGGGCAAGAGATGCGCATCCAGCAGGAGCTTATCCTGGGGATCGGGGGGGTGCGGATGCTGCGGGCTTTGGGATTGGCCCCCACGGTCTGGCACATGAACGAGGGGCACGCGGCCTTCATGGGCCTCGAGCGGATACGCGAGCTGGTGGCCTCGGGCAAGCCCTTCCCTGAGGCCTTGGAGGCGGCAGCTTCCGGGGCCCTCTTCACCACCCACACCCCGGTCCCCGCCGGGCACGACTCCTTCCCGCTAGATCTGATGGATCGCTACCTGGGCGGCTGGTGGGACAAGCTCGGGATCAGCCGCGACGAGTTCATGGCGCTGGGCCTCGAGCAAAAGTCCTGGGGCCCAGTTTTCTCCATGTCTCACCTAGCCCTTACCCTTTCGCGGGCTGCCAACGGGGTCTCCAGGCTGCACGGGGAGGTCTCTCGCAACATGTTCCGCCACCTGTGGCCGGGGCTCGAGCCGGAGGAGGTACCGGTGGGTCACGTCACCAACGGGGTACACACCTGGACTTTCCTGCACCCCGAACTGCTCGGGCTCTACCGCCAGCACTTCCCCCCGCAGTGGCGTGAGCAGGTCGAAGATCCCGAACTGTGGCGCACCGAGGACCTGCCCGAAGAGGACCTTTGGCGGGTGCGCAACAGCCTGCGGGCTCACCTGGTGCGTGAGGTGCGCTCCCGGCTCTTCGAGCAGCGTAAACGTAACGGTGAGGCTCCGGCCCGGCTTCGCGAGGCCGAGAAGGCCCTCGACCCGCACGCCCTCACCATCGGTTTCGCCCGGCGCTTCGCCACCTACAAGCGGGCGGTGCTGCTGTTTACCGATCCTGAGCGGCTGGTGCGCATTCTGCGCGGGGCCTACCCGGTGCAGTTTGTCTTTGCAGGTAAAGCCCACCCGCAGGACGACCCCGGTAAAAGCTTCATCAAAGACCTCGTGGCCAAAATCCGCGATCTGGGCCTTGAGGACCGGATAATCCTCTTGGAAAATTACGATATAAGCTTAGCCCGGTTGCTGGTGCAGGGGGTGGATATCTGGCTTAACACCCCCCGCCGCCCGATGGAGGCTAGCGGGACTTCCGGCATGAAAGCTGCCCTCAACGGGGCGCTCAACTTCTCGATCCTGGACGGCTGGTGGGCGGAAGCCTTCAACACCCGCAACGGTTGGCAGATCGGCGACGAGCGCAATTATGCTACCGATGAGGCCCAGGACACCGCCGATGCCCAGGCGCTTTACTACACCCTCGAGTACGAGATCCTGCCGCTCTTCTACGCCCGCGGGGCGGAAGGAACTCCTTCGGGCTGGCTCAATATGGTACGCGAGAGCATCAAGAGTGTGGGACCGCGTTTCTCGGCAGCCCGCATGGTGCGCGACTATGTCAACCAGTACTACATCCCACTGGCCCAGCGCTCAGCCCGCCTCAGCGCCCAAGAAGGGGTGCGGCTCAAGGAGATTGCGGCCTGGAAGACCCAGACCAAGAGCCAGTGGAGCAACGTACGGCTATGGGTGGAGAATCGCGGCGACGTGATGGTCAATGGCCAAGGCCTAAACCTCAGGGCCTTCCTGAGCGCTCCCAACTTGCCCGAAAATACTTTGCGGGTAGAACTGGTAGTACGCCGCAGCAGCGGAGACCTGGAAGTCTTGCCGCTCAGGCCCGCGGGTCGTGAGCGCGAAGCCCTGGTTTTTGAGGGTAGCTACCTGCCCCACCGCCCCGGCAGCTACGTTTACGGGGTGCGGGCTATCGCGGTTCACCCCGAACTCTCAGGGCCACATGAAGTAGCCTTCGTCAAATGGGCCTAG